A window of Salmo trutta chromosome 5, fSalTru1.1, whole genome shotgun sequence contains these coding sequences:
- the LOC115193725 gene encoding methylated-DNA--protein-cysteine methyltransferase isoform X1, with protein MEQGNDMKSPSQCRQRTISLQSPMGKIQVSGCENGVHTIQILMDVPPAERSDDASLSCVVTASNGQEEMGPELQHCVEWLLAYFNEPWTVGRLPLPVFHHPTLHGDAFTSRVLQTLVRNVKVGETVSYKRLAEMAGNPRAVRAVGGAMRRNPVPLLIPCHRVISSSGQSGMYMGGKGNHLKQWLLTHEKVKEED; from the exons ATGGAGCAG GGCAATGACATGAAGAGTCCGAGTCAGTGCAGACAGAGGACCATCTCGTTGCAAAGTCCCATGGGAAAGATCCAAGTCAGCGGATGTGAAAATGGTGTGCACACCATCCAGATCCTAATGGATGTTCCACCTGCAgaaag AAGTGACGACGCCTCCCTAAGCTGTGTGGTCACTGCTAGCAATGGCCAAGAGGAAATGGGCCCAGAGTTGCAGCACTGCGTGGAATGGCTTCTGGCCTACTTCAACGAGCCGTGGACCGTGGGGAGGCTCCCACTTCCAGTCTTTCACCACCCCACCCTGCATGGAG ATGCCTTCACCAGCCGGGTTCTGCAGACTCTTGTGCGGAACGTGAAGGTGGGAGAGACGGTGTCGTATAAGCGGCTGGCTGAGATGGCAGGAAACCCCAGGGCCGTGAGAGCTGTGGGAGGGGCCATGAGGAGGAACCCG GTGCCTCTTCTCATCCCCTGCCACCGCGTCATCTCCAGCAGTGGTCAGAGTGGGATGTACATGGGCGGCAAAGGTAACCATCTCAAACAATGGCTGCTCACCCACGAGAAGGTCAAAGAGGAAGACTGA
- the LOC115193725 gene encoding methylated-DNA--protein-cysteine methyltransferase isoform X2, which produces MKSPSQCRQRTISLQSPMGKIQVSGCENGVHTIQILMDVPPAERSDDASLSCVVTASNGQEEMGPELQHCVEWLLAYFNEPWTVGRLPLPVFHHPTLHGDAFTSRVLQTLVRNVKVGETVSYKRLAEMAGNPRAVRAVGGAMRRNPVPLLIPCHRVISSSGQSGMYMGGKGNHLKQWLLTHEKVKEED; this is translated from the exons ATGAAGAGTCCGAGTCAGTGCAGACAGAGGACCATCTCGTTGCAAAGTCCCATGGGAAAGATCCAAGTCAGCGGATGTGAAAATGGTGTGCACACCATCCAGATCCTAATGGATGTTCCACCTGCAgaaag AAGTGACGACGCCTCCCTAAGCTGTGTGGTCACTGCTAGCAATGGCCAAGAGGAAATGGGCCCAGAGTTGCAGCACTGCGTGGAATGGCTTCTGGCCTACTTCAACGAGCCGTGGACCGTGGGGAGGCTCCCACTTCCAGTCTTTCACCACCCCACCCTGCATGGAG ATGCCTTCACCAGCCGGGTTCTGCAGACTCTTGTGCGGAACGTGAAGGTGGGAGAGACGGTGTCGTATAAGCGGCTGGCTGAGATGGCAGGAAACCCCAGGGCCGTGAGAGCTGTGGGAGGGGCCATGAGGAGGAACCCG GTGCCTCTTCTCATCCCCTGCCACCGCGTCATCTCCAGCAGTGGTCAGAGTGGGATGTACATGGGCGGCAAAGGTAACCATCTCAAACAATGGCTGCTCACCCACGAGAAGGTCAAAGAGGAAGACTGA